The Aureispira anguillae genome contains a region encoding:
- a CDS encoding T9SS type A sorting domain-containing protein — MKQTVITLLLFSIIYSITAQQDTCLNNLTLGISFPPVADNTQRSFAKNHLDFLGVTKIRFAENWAFREPSQGNFNWQPLDDRINWAYNNGYEILLTIQSNAPNWACSVLQNPQSCVFNNNNDFKTYIDLLLQRYPNKISKIQFGNEWQASYWYVGSANDFIQANNILYHAVQTHSPTTKVVLGGFTTISLRFLAGCNGYVNSFYDDDGVFYDATYLATHCPTPAIQNVVNRIDSVLQYAEYDMIDLHFYDDVEQWDDYYLNFSDTISKPIIVSEFGGPNMNYEPYSDAFQADRIFKYVNTLDSLQIAEAYFFKLVEGTANPAHSTSGLIDDTTLLEKPAYHLFKAFIACSPLSIQDFQYDKKIKFYPNPMKDYTTIEFQEKNQGNEKTISIYGSNGKIVWFKEGIYNNYYTLKRGTLTAGFYSVKIRDKTGVIARGKLIVE; from the coding sequence ATGAAGCAGACAGTAATTACATTACTTTTATTCAGCATTATTTATTCGATAACTGCTCAGCAAGATACCTGTTTAAATAATTTAACATTAGGCATTTCATTTCCTCCTGTTGCAGATAACACGCAAAGATCTTTTGCCAAAAACCACTTAGATTTTCTTGGTGTTACAAAAATTCGTTTTGCTGAAAATTGGGCATTTAGAGAACCTAGCCAAGGTAATTTTAATTGGCAGCCGCTTGACGATAGAATTAATTGGGCGTACAATAATGGCTATGAAATCTTGTTAACGATTCAGTCTAATGCACCCAATTGGGCTTGTTCAGTATTACAAAACCCACAATCTTGTGTTTTTAATAACAACAATGATTTTAAAACTTACATTGATCTTTTATTACAGAGATACCCAAACAAAATTAGTAAAATTCAATTTGGAAATGAGTGGCAAGCAAGTTATTGGTATGTAGGAAGCGCAAATGATTTTATTCAAGCTAATAATATTTTATACCATGCTGTACAAACGCATTCGCCCACAACAAAGGTAGTTTTAGGAGGTTTTACGACCATTTCACTACGGTTTTTAGCAGGATGTAATGGTTATGTCAATTCATTTTATGATGATGATGGGGTATTTTATGACGCTACTTATTTAGCAACTCATTGCCCTACGCCTGCGATTCAAAATGTTGTTAATAGAATTGATTCGGTGCTTCAATATGCAGAATATGATATGATAGATCTCCATTTTTATGATGATGTTGAACAGTGGGACGACTATTATCTAAATTTCTCAGATACAATTTCAAAGCCAATTATTGTATCAGAGTTTGGAGGACCAAATATGAATTACGAACCTTATTCAGATGCTTTTCAGGCAGATCGAATTTTTAAATATGTCAACACATTAGATAGTCTTCAAATCGCAGAAGCTTATTTCTTTAAATTAGTAGAGGGGACGGCAAACCCCGCACATTCTACCTCTGGATTGATTGATGATACTACTCTTTTGGAAAAGCCTGCCTATCATCTGTTTAAAGCTTTTATAGCTTGTTCTCCATTGTCTATTCAAGATTTTCAGTACGATAAAAAAATTAAATTTTATCCCAACCCCATGAAAGATTATACTACCATTGAATTTCAGGAAAAAAATCAAGGGAATGAAAAGACAATTTCAATTTACGGAAGCAATGGAAAAATAGTTTGGTTTAAGGAAGGGATTTATAACAATTATTATACCCTTAAAAGAGGGACACTGACAGCTGGTTTTTATTCTGTAAAAATTAGGGATAAAACAGGAGTAATTGCAAGGGGAAAATTAATCGTAGAATGA
- a CDS encoding OmpA family protein, with amino-acid sequence MRDHNLFAAVFCFVCLFTICLSQEVKSAPQTSKVDYTDYLPKYRTLSEGFLISKIDYTTEDMIVFFRYIANQNNDVITFYGSNRENTWKLTTANQSKTSEAYTVTRLASVQNIRINDEAKIERLEASAQERISARKGDIITCEVHFKMMPRTVRTVHLVGGDLAKSGAYRFNCNDILLKSKDSKILGTEEQMKASIQRFYSKQELVNYPDINSVTTLEEQKALKKKNENTERVVNPLAKSLEPIDYMPKSIASIEDMACNERVILTNVYFHDNKAEFAGRIKAMKTINLIVDYLNFHPKAKIVLHGHTDVFGNSFRNLELSQKRVLIVKRTITSKGINENRIITVHHGGAQPLIQYKNGSELNRRVEAEVLCSGVMKNPAINTRDSMSSVK; translated from the coding sequence ATGAGAGATCATAATCTATTTGCAGCAGTTTTTTGCTTTGTTTGCTTATTTACGATTTGTTTGTCCCAAGAAGTAAAGTCAGCTCCTCAGACTTCAAAAGTTGATTATACAGATTATCTACCTAAATACAGAACCTTATCAGAGGGGTTTCTTATCTCAAAAATTGATTACACAACAGAAGATATGATTGTCTTCTTTAGATACATTGCTAATCAAAATAATGATGTGATTACTTTTTATGGTTCCAATAGAGAAAATACCTGGAAATTAACCACCGCAAATCAATCTAAAACTTCTGAAGCTTATACTGTTACTCGCTTGGCTTCTGTTCAGAATATCCGAATTAATGACGAAGCAAAAATAGAGCGATTAGAGGCTAGTGCTCAAGAGCGTATCAGTGCTAGAAAAGGTGATATTATTACTTGTGAAGTTCATTTCAAAATGATGCCTCGTACGGTTAGAACGGTTCATTTAGTAGGTGGGGATCTTGCTAAAAGTGGCGCTTATCGATTTAATTGTAACGATATTCTCCTAAAAAGCAAAGACAGTAAAATCTTAGGCACTGAAGAGCAAATGAAAGCCTCTATTCAGCGTTTTTATAGCAAACAAGAACTGGTAAATTATCCTGATATTAATAGTGTAACAACACTAGAAGAACAAAAAGCACTTAAAAAGAAAAATGAAAATACAGAACGAGTTGTAAACCCTTTGGCAAAATCGTTGGAGCCTATAGATTATATGCCCAAATCTATTGCTTCTATTGAGGACATGGCTTGCAATGAACGAGTGATTTTAACCAATGTTTATTTTCACGATAATAAAGCTGAATTTGCTGGTCGAATTAAAGCAATGAAAACAATCAACCTTATTGTTGATTATCTAAATTTTCACCCAAAGGCCAAAATTGTTTTGCATGGTCATACAGATGTTTTTGGTAATTCTTTTAGAAATTTAGAACTTTCTCAAAAAAGGGTTTTGATAGTAAAACGTACCATTACTAGTAAAGGAATTAATGAAAATAGAATTATTACAGTACATCATGGAGGTGCGCAACCTTTGATTCAGTATAAGAATGGTAGTGAATTGAATCGTAGAGTAGAGGCGGAAGTATTGTGTTCGGGAGTGATGAAAAATCCAGCCATCAATACTAGAGATTCCATGTCTTCTGTCAAATAA
- a CDS encoding LOG family protein, whose protein sequence is MKEIDNKTDFLKWLHSAELSLPKVAVQSLDLSEYETIMNQKSYANSLFLGCDLSDRVAGHIVQTGGVVIPNAKEMLFKSHLAHLYNPQELFHGFDPTLTNGYHQTLDYKIYDQYVNQGKDLPSSIHTSLMRRLHDHSITEALMEAIKGRKVVAIMGGHGIERSDPFYQKVARIAWELTQKGFLLVSGGGPGIMEATHLGAYFASRSLADLDQAITLMKPRPKGAVKGKEYDDWDWLHRAMQVIDHYPLTEAMKPQCMSIGIPTWLYGHEPPAPFATHIAKYFANSVREDGLLAIAKHGVIFAPGSAGTTQEIFQDACQNHYAAYNKDPRISRFVSPMILFGVEHWTQKRPVWDLMQTVTAGQPYGELLALTDNETEIIDRIVRYQPEAYQYPPNKKSQ, encoded by the coding sequence ATGAAAGAAATTGATAATAAAACAGATTTTTTAAAATGGCTTCATTCTGCCGAGCTATCCCTGCCCAAAGTTGCCGTACAAAGTCTTGATTTAAGCGAATACGAAACGATTATGAACCAAAAAAGCTATGCTAATAGTCTATTTTTAGGTTGTGACTTATCAGATCGTGTTGCTGGGCATATTGTACAAACTGGTGGCGTTGTTATTCCCAATGCCAAAGAAATGTTGTTTAAATCGCATTTAGCACATTTGTATAACCCTCAAGAACTTTTCCATGGTTTTGATCCTACATTAACGAATGGTTATCATCAAACCTTAGATTACAAAATCTACGATCAATATGTCAATCAAGGAAAAGACCTCCCTTCCTCTATACACACTAGTTTAATGCGTAGGTTGCATGACCACAGCATCACAGAAGCATTAATGGAAGCCATAAAAGGGCGCAAAGTAGTTGCTATTATGGGAGGTCATGGCATTGAACGCAGTGACCCTTTTTATCAAAAAGTAGCTCGTATTGCTTGGGAACTGACTCAAAAAGGCTTTTTATTGGTTAGTGGCGGCGGTCCTGGTATTATGGAAGCAACGCATCTTGGCGCTTATTTTGCAAGCCGAAGTTTAGCAGATTTGGATCAGGCCATCACTCTAATGAAACCACGCCCCAAAGGAGCCGTCAAAGGCAAAGAATACGACGACTGGGACTGGTTGCATCGAGCCATGCAAGTCATTGACCATTATCCATTAACTGAGGCAATGAAGCCCCAATGTATGAGCATAGGTATTCCTACCTGGCTATATGGGCATGAACCTCCTGCTCCCTTTGCGACCCATATAGCCAAATATTTCGCCAATTCGGTTCGTGAAGATGGTTTGTTGGCCATTGCCAAACACGGAGTTATTTTTGCTCCTGGTAGTGCTGGTACAACGCAAGAAATTTTTCAGGATGCTTGCCAAAATCATTATGCAGCCTATAATAAAGATCCACGCATTAGCCGATTTGTATCTCCCATGATCCTATTTGGAGTAGAACACTGGACGCAAAAACGCCCTGTATGGGATTTAATGCAAACCGTGACTGCTGGTCAACCTTACGGAGAACTATTAGCACTGACAGACAACGAAACAGAAATTATTGATAGAATCGTTCGCTATCAACCTGAAGCTTATCAGTATCCTCCCAATAAAAAAAGTCAATAG
- a CDS encoding LytR/AlgR family response regulator transcription factor: protein MNVIIVDDEPLAQEVIETYISKFPALHLIAKCNNAVEAFEALNSKTVDLMFLDIQMPQISGIDFLKTLSNPPQVIFTTAYSEYAMDGYELNVVDYLLKPISLDRFAKAVNKAVAQGQQLQENEPTVDSSTESSDYIFVKADKKLIKIRFDEINYIEGLKDYVILHTPNGRVVTLQTMKSLEIKLPSDIFMRVHRSFIVNLGNISIIEGNTIQIEKKIIPIGKNYKDVLLSIINKNRL from the coding sequence ATGAATGTAATTATTGTTGATGACGAGCCCCTAGCCCAAGAAGTTATAGAAACTTACATCAGTAAGTTTCCAGCCCTCCACCTTATTGCTAAATGCAATAATGCTGTAGAAGCTTTTGAAGCATTAAATAGCAAAACGGTTGATCTAATGTTTTTGGACATTCAGATGCCCCAAATTTCTGGCATTGATTTTCTAAAAACCCTCTCTAATCCACCCCAGGTTATTTTTACAACTGCTTACTCCGAATATGCCATGGATGGCTACGAATTAAATGTTGTTGACTACCTGCTAAAACCCATTTCATTAGATCGTTTTGCAAAAGCTGTAAACAAAGCCGTTGCGCAAGGGCAACAATTGCAAGAAAATGAGCCTACAGTCGATTCTAGCACAGAATCTTCGGACTACATTTTTGTAAAAGCAGACAAAAAGCTCATAAAAATTCGTTTTGATGAAATCAACTATATCGAAGGGCTAAAAGATTATGTTATATTACATACCCCCAACGGTAGAGTTGTTACCTTGCAAACCATGAAAAGCTTAGAAATCAAATTGCCTTCTGATATTTTTATGCGAGTTCACCGATCGTTTATTGTCAATTTAGGAAACATTTCAATTATTGAAGGGAATACCATACAAATTGAGAAGAAAATTATTCCGATTGGCAAAAATTACAAAGATGTTTTATTAAGTATTATCAATAAAAACCGACTATAA
- a CDS encoding sensor histidine kinase, translated as MSLLAAQNGLKNTYEFISKRVVYHSLIWFFYILTLLFLDSGEESFIIILRNTLIHVFFLMLIVYTNYLYLIPNYLSKKRFISYLLLLLFTAAIVMPIEMVCLYWNIAGNDNIDAQIELLKKQYGHFILLFLTLIISTILKIIKEWFFQQAVQKDLENKNLQSELSFLKSQINPHFLFNTLNSLYALTLKKSDKAPEIVLRLSEMMRYMLYKSNEKKVPLEQEINYIQNYLALERTRYGDKARIEFECAGDSPANYTIAPLLFITFLENSFKHGLSQSITQGFVECLLYIEDNTIDFTIQNSKTTEKDERYFQGGIGLTNVKRRLELIYPDKYKLDIHETDDIYLVNLKINLS; from the coding sequence ATGTCATTACTTGCTGCACAAAATGGATTAAAAAACACCTATGAATTCATCTCAAAAAGAGTTGTTTATCATAGCCTTATTTGGTTCTTTTATATTCTAACGTTGTTGTTCTTAGACAGTGGAGAAGAAAGTTTTATTATCATTCTCCGCAACACACTGATCCACGTTTTTTTTCTAATGTTAATTGTCTATACCAATTACCTATATCTAATCCCCAATTATCTTTCTAAAAAACGATTTATATCCTATTTGTTGCTCTTATTATTTACGGCAGCTATTGTGATGCCAATTGAAATGGTTTGTTTATATTGGAACATTGCAGGCAACGACAATATAGATGCTCAGATTGAATTGCTAAAAAAGCAATATGGTCATTTTATACTTTTATTTTTGACCTTGATAATCAGTACCATCCTAAAAATCATCAAAGAATGGTTTTTTCAACAAGCAGTACAAAAAGATTTAGAAAACAAAAACCTGCAATCTGAATTAAGTTTTTTAAAATCGCAAATCAACCCTCATTTTCTTTTTAACACCCTAAATAGTTTATATGCACTAACCCTAAAAAAATCAGATAAAGCCCCCGAAATTGTCTTGCGGCTTTCTGAAATGATGCGTTACATGCTTTATAAAAGTAATGAAAAAAAGGTACCTTTAGAACAAGAAATCAATTATATCCAAAACTACTTAGCTTTAGAAAGAACCCGTTATGGAGATAAGGCTAGAATAGAATTTGAATGCGCAGGAGATAGTCCTGCCAATTATACCATTGCCCCGCTGCTGTTTATTACCTTTTTGGAAAATAGTTTTAAACACGGCTTAAGCCAAAGTATTACACAAGGTTTTGTAGAGTGCTTATTGTACATAGAGGACAATACCATAGATTTTACAATCCAAAATAGTAAGACGACCGAAAAAGACGAACGGTATTTTCAAGGGGGAATTGGTTTGACAAATGTAAAACGGCGATTAGAATTAATTTATCCTGATAAGTACAAATTAGATATTCACGAAACGGACGATATTTATTTAGTTAATCTAAAAATTAATCTAAGCTAA